From the Patagioenas fasciata isolate bPatFas1 chromosome Z, bPatFas1.hap1, whole genome shotgun sequence genome, one window contains:
- the CKS2 gene encoding cyclin-dependent kinases regulatory subunit 2: MANKQIYYSDKYFDEQYEYRHVMLPRELSKQVPKSHLMSEEEWRRLGVQQSLGWVHYMIHEPEPHILLFRRPLAKDEQK, from the exons ATGGCTAACAAGCAGATCTACTATTCTGACAAGTACTTTGACGAGCAGTACGAGTACCG GCATGTGATGCTGCCAAGAGAACTCTCGAAGCAAGTGCCAAAATCCCATCTAATGTCTGAAGAGGAGTGGAGACGACTTGGTGTTCAGCAAAGCCTTGGCTGGGTTCACTATATGATCCATGAGCCAG AACCGCATATTCTTCTCTTCAGAAGACCTCTTGCAaaggatgagcagaaatga